The following are from one region of the Isoalcanivorax indicus genome:
- a CDS encoding GMC family oxidoreductase N-terminal domain-containing protein — translation MKPLRYDYIIVGSGAGGGVLAWYLTAAGKRVLLLEAGRRWQSHDYPDNELDASASLMWHGGAEPTRDASVVMLRGRVLGGGTVVNQALLDRFDAVALDDWAERSGLGDFSVDAMTRHYQAVESGLSLETIPETRWNGNARIYAEGFDRLGYGRAALRRGQAGCDAGNDCMRCLGGCPRGAKQSMAVTFIPRAEKCGLQVETDCTVDGVVHGQHGVTVYAHQRGQAVQWHSAHVVLAAGALGTPRILFNSGLATQLPALGQGFFCHPQFVTFARYDEPVDSHRGSFQAIKSDEPRFRAAGFKLENVFMGPVGAAYLLPGAGRRHQRWMRDYRHLACIEVAVRDQTPGQLRYRPQRGLVVDKPLGRPERQRAAQGLAVIHDIYRATGAREVIQSPVQIGLHLMGGCAQGHQRRHSVVNPEFALHGLPRLHVVDGSLFPSAPGINPSLTIMALAHRAAEALLGECLPATTAADPQRSTAPRREDVPA, via the coding sequence ATGAAGCCTCTCCGATACGATTACATCATTGTCGGGTCTGGCGCCGGCGGCGGCGTACTCGCCTGGTACCTGACCGCGGCAGGCAAGCGGGTGCTGCTGCTGGAGGCAGGGCGCCGCTGGCAGAGCCACGACTACCCGGACAATGAGCTGGATGCCAGTGCCTCACTGATGTGGCACGGCGGCGCTGAGCCGACCCGTGATGCCTCGGTGGTGATGTTGCGCGGGCGCGTCCTGGGGGGCGGCACCGTGGTCAACCAGGCGCTGCTGGACCGTTTTGACGCCGTGGCCCTGGATGACTGGGCCGAACGCAGTGGCCTGGGCGACTTCAGCGTCGACGCCATGACGCGCCATTACCAGGCGGTCGAATCCGGCCTGTCCCTGGAAACGATTCCCGAAACGCGCTGGAACGGCAATGCCCGCATCTATGCGGAAGGCTTTGATCGCCTGGGCTACGGCCGGGCGGCGTTGCGCCGCGGCCAGGCCGGCTGTGATGCGGGCAATGACTGCATGCGGTGCCTGGGGGGGTGCCCTCGCGGGGCCAAGCAGAGTATGGCCGTCACCTTTATCCCGCGTGCGGAAAAATGTGGGTTGCAGGTTGAAACGGACTGCACGGTGGACGGTGTGGTGCATGGTCAGCACGGCGTCACGGTTTACGCGCACCAGCGCGGCCAGGCGGTGCAGTGGCACAGCGCCCACGTGGTGCTCGCCGCCGGGGCGCTGGGCACGCCGCGCATCCTGTTCAATTCCGGGCTGGCCACTCAGTTGCCGGCGCTGGGGCAGGGCTTTTTCTGCCATCCGCAGTTTGTCACCTTTGCACGTTACGACGAACCGGTAGACAGCCATCGCGGCAGTTTTCAGGCGATCAAGTCCGACGAGCCACGTTTCCGGGCGGCAGGATTCAAGCTGGAAAACGTCTTCATGGGGCCCGTGGGCGCCGCGTATCTGCTGCCCGGGGCAGGGCGCCGTCATCAACGCTGGATGCGGGATTACCGCCATCTGGCCTGCATCGAGGTGGCTGTGCGGGACCAGACGCCTGGCCAGTTACGCTACCGGCCGCAACGCGGGCTGGTGGTGGACAAGCCGCTCGGGCGGCCAGAGCGTCAGCGGGCAGCGCAGGGGCTGGCGGTCATCCATGACATTTATCGTGCCACGGGCGCCCGCGAGGTCATCCAGTCGCCGGTACAGATCGGTCTGCACCTGATGGGCGGCTGCGCCCAGGGACATCAGCGTCGGCACAGCGTGGTCAACCCCGAATTCGCGTTGCATGGCCTGCCGCGCCTGCATGTGGTGGATGGCAGCCTGTTCCCGTCGGCGCCGGGTATCAACCCGTCACTCACTATCATGGCGCTGGCCCATCGGGCCGCCGAGGCGTTGCTGGGCGAATGTCTGCCTGCCACCACAGCGGCCGACCCGCAGCGCTCGACGGCGCCCCGGCGCGAGGATGTTCCGGCATGA
- a CDS encoding TetR family transcriptional regulator has protein sequence MGVRAEQKQRTRAALISAALEMVANGRSFSSLSLREVTRTAGVVPTAFYRHFQTMDDLGLAIVEEALPALRSQMRAVRHESVSMETLLISSVDVFFDFVLDHAQEFLFFGREITGGSATLRKALRMHTVRFGYDLADDLERIGFARHLNDAERFMVADLLVRAVLTTSQDMLALRHHPDAMKALRQRTAQQMRVVVLGMLNWSSATNLAAAS, from the coding sequence ATGGGCGTCAGAGCAGAACAGAAACAGCGTACCCGTGCGGCACTGATCAGTGCCGCCCTCGAAATGGTGGCCAATGGCCGCTCCTTCAGTAGTCTCAGCTTGCGTGAAGTGACCCGTACCGCCGGTGTAGTGCCGACCGCGTTCTATCGGCATTTCCAGACCATGGATGATCTGGGCCTCGCCATTGTCGAAGAAGCGCTGCCAGCACTGCGCTCACAGATGCGCGCCGTGCGGCATGAGTCGGTCAGCATGGAGACCTTGCTGATTTCTTCGGTGGATGTCTTCTTTGATTTCGTCCTGGACCATGCCCAGGAATTTCTCTTCTTCGGCCGCGAGATTACCGGCGGCAGTGCCACACTGCGCAAGGCGCTGCGCATGCATACCGTGCGCTTTGGCTACGACCTGGCGGACGATCTGGAGCGTATCGGCTTTGCCCGGCACCTGAATGATGCCGAGCGCTTCATGGTGGCCGATCTGCTGGTGCGCGCCGTGCTCACCACCTCGCAGGACATGCTCGCCCTGCGGCATCATCCGGATGCCATGAAGGCGCTGCGCCAACGTACGGCACAGCAGATGCGTGTAGTGGTTCTGGGGATGCTGAATTGGTCATCGGCAACCAATCTCGCTGCGGCGTCCTGA